The sequence GCCCATGCCGCCCGGCGTCGGGACCAGCGCCCCGGCGGTGTTGCCCGCCAGGTAGACGATCGCGACCTGGATGAGGCTCGCCTCCTGGCCGAACGCGGCGAGGCACGCGTCGAACGCGAGCACGTACCCGAGCGTCATGACCAGGTTGCCGGTCACGGCGACGACGAGGCGCCACGGCCGGCCCAGGATGTCGACCAGCCGCGGCCAGATCTGCCGCAGCGTCGGCCGGATCTTCGCGAGCACCCACTGGCGCACCTTCGGCACCAGCAGCGACGCGGCGACGACGGCGGCCACCAGCGCGATGGCGAGCAGCACGGTCGGTGAGATCGGGAGCTCGGACTCCTGCCCGCCGGAGGCCAGCGAGAGCACGACCAGGAGCAGGATCGTGACGACGAACTGGCTCACCTGGACCATGGCGACGGTCGCGGCCGCGAGCGTGGTCGACACCCCGCGGCGGGTCAGCAGCCGCAGGTTCAGCGCCGCCGGCCCGATGCCGGCGGGCGCGGCCAGGGCGACGAAGCTCGCGGCCGCCTGCACCACGTGCGTGAGCCAGACGGGGAGGCGCACGGGCGAGAACGCCATGAGGGCCAGGCTCGCCCCGACCAGGGTGAGCATCCCGAGCAGGAACGCGAGCACCGTGAAGCGCCAGTCGCTCGAGGCCAGCGCTGCGGAGATCTCGTCGATGTTGACGCGCGTGACGACGAACAGGATCGCGACGATCGGCACGATGATCGTCAGGACGGTGCGGGCGCCGAACCGGACGAGCTGCTGCGGCTCGACGTCGGCCTCGGGGATGCGCGCGACGATCGCGGTGCGCAGGTCCTCGAGGACCTTCTTGTGCCCGCGGAGCTGGCTGCGCGTGAGCTCGGGCAGCGCGATGCCCTGCAGGAGCGGGCCGATCGCGGCGATGTCGTCGTCGGACAGCGAGTGCGCGGCGGACTGGAGCGCGCGGTCCACGCCGACGCGCAGCGCGAGCAGCGCCAGGAGCTGGGTCAGGTCCATGCGCCGCGCCAGCTCCGACGAGGCGACGTAGCCGGACTCCCAGCCCACGATCCACACCATCGGCCGTCCCACGACGTCCTCGACCAGGATCGTGTCCGACGAGAGCTCGCGGTGGGCGATGCCCGCGTCGTGGGCCGTGCGCAGCTGGGCCCAGACCTCGCGCAGCAGCTCGTCGCTGAGCACGTCGTCGGGCAGGTCGCTGAGCGGGACCGCGCGGCCGGGGCGCGCCTGCACCAGCAGCATCGAGTCGTCGACCTCGGCGACGCGCAGCAGCTCCGGCGTCCGCACCCCGGCGGAGCGCGCGGCGTACCCGAGCAGGGCGGTGCGCTCGGCGGTCTGCCGCAGCGACTGCACCGAGCGTCCCTCGAGGCCGCGCAGCCGGATCGAGCGCCAGACGCGCGACACCATGCCGACGACCTGGCGGTCGCCGTCGATCACGACGAGGTCGAGCCGCTGGCCGTCCTCGGTGGAGAGCTCGTAGGCGCGGTAGCCGGTGGACCGCACGAGGGCGCGGGACGCGGCGTCGCCGTCGGCGCGCTCGGCGTGCTCGACCGTGTCGGCCAGGGTGCTGGCGGTGCTCGTCGGGCCGGCCACCGGCTCGTCGTCGGCCTCGTCGGACGCCGGCCGGTCCGGGTCGATGCGGCGCAGCCGGACGGGCTCGTAGCCCGCCCGGCGGATGCCGGCGAGCAGGCGGGCGCCGTAGGCGCGCTCGCTGCGCGCGCCGGAGACGTAGCGGACGCCCAGACCGGTCAGCCGCCCGATCAGCAGCGCCACCGCGAGGCCCGGCAGCGAGACGCCGGCGGTCACGAGCAGCACGGCGATCGCGACCCAGAGCAGGTTCCAGGACCAGGCGACGGTGCGGCGGCGGGACCGCGGGCCGCTCACCGTGAGCAGGCCGGCGAGCATCGCGACGTAGGGCGGGATGGTGAGCGTCCAGGTGCCGCTGAGCAGCACGGACATGCCGCGGACCAGCGCCTCGGAGCCGACCTCCTGCACCAGCACGATCGCGAGCCAGGTCAGCACCACCGCGATCACCGCGGCGACCAGCGCCTCGATCAGCTGCCGGCCCAGGCGACGCACCGCGAGCTCGATGCCCACCGCGATCGGGACCGCGAGCGTCACCACGCCCTCGAGCACCTGCACGGGGACGAACAGGATGCGCCGCAGCAGCGCCGCGAACCCCTGCACGTCCTCGGCCACACCCGTGGTGGTGTGCTGCGCGTAGGTGGCCAGGACCATGACGAGCGCGATGCCGAGGCCGGACATCACCGCGCCGATGAGGTCGCTCGGGTGGTGCACGCGCACGGTCGGCTGGTCGTCGACGACGATCCGGTCCGCCTCGGCGGCCGCGCGCTCGCGCTGCTGCTCGGGCGTCTCACCCTCGTCGGGCGGCTCGACCACCTGGCGGGCGGTCACCAGCTCCGGCAGGTCGACGTGGGCGTCGACGTGGGCGTCGGCCGCCGGCGAGGGCGCCGACGCGGCCCCCGGTGACCTGCGCGCAGACATACCCGCGAGTCTAGGCAGGTGGGCGCTACGGTGGCGCTCAGGAGGCCGCCGTGGCCCCGTGACTCGAGGAGGGCGTCGTGACGACGATCGACGAGACGGGCCGCGAGCTGCGCGCCCTGTGGTGGCTTCCGGTCCTGCGCGGCGTGGTCCTGCTGCTGCTCGGTCTGCTCATGCTGTTCCACCCGCTCGAGACGCTCGCGGCGATCACCTGGGTGTTCGGGGTGTTCGCGGTCCTGGACGGCGTGCTGATCCTGCTGCAGGCGTTCGTGGACCGCGCCAAGGGGGTCATGTGGTGGCAGGTCCTGGGCGGCCTGATCGTGATCGGGCTCGGCGTCGTCGTCATGGTCTGGCCCAAGCCGACCGTGCTCGTGCTGTTCTACCTGGTCGCCGCGTGGATCCTGGCCGTCGGCCTGTTCGGGCTGGTCGGGTCGGTGGTGCTGCACAAGCGCGCCGAGCAGACGTGGTTCGTCGCCCTCGCGTTCGGCCTGGTCAACCTGGTGATCGGCCTGCTGCTGGTGCTCAACCCGCAGACGTCCCTGTCCGTCGTGATGATCCTCACCGGCGTGTTCGCACTGGTTGGCGGCGTGCTCCTGCTGGTCAGCGGACTCGCGGCCCGCTCCCTCGGCAAGCAGCTGGCTCCCTGACGGGACGGCGGCGGCCGGGTCAGTCGAGCCCGACCGCCGCGATCCAGTCCGGCGGGATGAGCGCGTAGCCGACGAAGACGGTCAGGTCCATGACGGTGTGGGCGACGACGAGCGGCATCACGCGCCGGGAGCGGTGGTAGTACCAGGCGAAGACGACGCCCATCACCACGTTCCCCGCGAACGCGCCCCAGCCCTGGTACAGGTGGTAGGTGCCGCGCAGCAGCGCGCTCGCGGCGATGATCGCGGGAACCGACCAGCGCAGCGTGCGCAGCCGCTCCATGAGGTAGCCGACGACGACGACCTCCTCGAGCAGCGCGTTCTTCAGCGCGAGCAGGATCAGCAGCGGGATGGTCCACCAGTGGTCGTCGATCGTCGTCGGCTGGACCTGGACGGTGATCCCCAGCACCCGCCCGATCGCGTACAGCCCCAGCCCGGGGACGCCGATCGCGGCGGCCAGGCCCACGCCGATGCCCAGGTCGCGCCAGGGGCGGGCGAACGTCAGGCCGATCTGCCGCACGGCGGAGCGGCCGTGGGCGGACAGCAGGTAGAGCGCGAGCGCGACGGGGACGAGCGCGAAGCCGATCGCCAGGAGCTGGTAGATCACGTCCAGCCAGGGCCGCGCGTTGATGGTCTGGTTGATCGTCGTCGACTGGTCGGCGAGCGGTGGGCCGGCGGTGAGCCGGTCGAGCATGTTGACCATCGCGTAGACCGCGGACCGGCCGAGGGACAGCCCCAGCACGATCCAGATCTCGACGGTCAGGCGACGGCGCACCGCGCGCCCCGAGGGTGGCGGCGCTGAGGACGGCGGTGCTGAGGGCTGCAGGGCTGAGGGCTGCAGGGCTGAGGGCTGCGGCGCGGCCTCGTCGTCGCCCACCGTTCTCATGCCTCGCACTGTAGGGCCGCATCCCGTGCGCCGATCATCTTGCGCGGGCCGGGCGGAATGTGCAAACTAGTTTGCGTTGCAAAGTCCGACTGGCGGGCGGCACACCGAGGGGGACGAGATGGACGACGAGCACCTGGCGCCGGACGACGCGCTGGCGATCATCGCGGGCCAGCGCGAGGTCTCGGCCCGCACCCAGCCCTCGTCCGCGTTGCTGTTCGGTGTGTGGGGCGCGGCGTGGCTCATCGGCTACGGGCTGATGTGGCTCACCGCGCTGGACGACGACACCCCGGCCGTCTGGGCCGCGGCGGTCGCCATCGGCGGCGGCGCGGGCGCGATCGCCTTCACGATCTGGCACTCGATCCACCGCTCGTCGGGCATCCGGGGACGCAGCCCGCGCGAGGGGGCGATGTACGGCTGGGCGTGGGCGCTCGGCTTCCTGGCGCAGGGCATGATCGTCGCGGCGCTCGCCGAGGCGGGTGCCGAGCCGGTGGTCGTCAGCCTCGCGGCCAACGCGATGGCGACCATGGTCGCCGGGCTCCTGTACCTGGCGGGCGGGCTGCTCTGGCGGTCGACCCCGCTGTACGCGCTCGGTGCGTGGCTCCTGCTCACGGGCGCGGCCGGCGCGTTCGCCGGGCTCCCCGGGTCCTACGCGGTCATGGCGTTCGCGGGCGGCGGCGGGATGCTGGTCGCCGCGCTCGTCTCGCGCCTGACCGGGCGCCGGACCTGGGGCGACGGTGCCTGACGACGACCTCGACCCCGTCATCCACGCGCCGGCACGGCTCCGCGTGGTCGCGACGCTCGTCGGGCTCGGCCGGGGCGACAGCATCTCCTTCCCGCGGCTGCAGCAGCTGCTCGACATGACCGCGGGCAACCTGTCCACCCACCTGCGCAAGCTCGAGGAGGCGGAGTACGTGACGATCACCAAGACGTTCGAAGGACGCCAGCCGGCGACGTTCGTGGCGCTGACGGAGACCGGGCGGGGCGCGTTCGAGCGCTACTCGCGCCGGCTCCGCGCGCTGCTGGGGGACGCGTCATGAGCGCGCCGGTCGTGGAGCTCGCCGGCGTGACGCGCCGGTTCGGGCCCGTGGTCGCGCTCGACGACGTGTCGCTGAGCATCCGGCCCGGCGAGCTCGTCGGGCTGCTGGGACCCAACGGCGCCGGCAAGACGACGCTGCTCAGCCTGGTCAGCGGGCTCCGCAAGCCCGACGCGGGAACGGTCCGGCTGTTCGGGGGCGACCCGCGCGACGCGGCGTCCCGGCTCGCGCTCGGCACCACGCCGCAGGAGACCGGCCTGCCCCAGACGCTGCGCGTGTCCGAGGTGATCGCCCTGGTCGCCGGGCACTACCCGGACCCGATGACGACGGCGGAGGTGCTCGAGCGGTTCGGGCTCGAGGGCCTCGCGCGCCGGCAGACCGGCGGCCTGTCCGGCGGTCAGAAGCGGCGCCTGGCCGTGGCGCTCGCCCTCGTCGGGCGCCCGCGCCTGGTCCTGCTCGACGAGCCGACCACCGGCCTGGACGTCGAGGCCCGGCACATCCTGTGGCAGGCGCTGCGGGACTACCACGCGGACGGCGCGACCGTGGTGCTGACCAGCCACTACCTCGAGGAGGTCGAGGCGCTGGCCCGCCGCGTCGTGGTCGTCGGGCAGGGCCGCGTGCTCGCCGACGGCGACCTGCCGTCCGTCCTCGCGCTCGTCGCGCGCCGGCGCGTGCTGGTCACCGTGCCCGCCGCGGCACGCGCCACGGTCGCCGCGCTGCCGGGCGCGGGCGACGTGGAGGCGCAGCCGCCGGGCGCGGGAGGCGCCGCCGAGCCGGCGGGGCACGACGAGGTCCGCCTGACGGTGCTCGCCGCGGACGCCGACGCGCTGGTGCGCGGGCTCGTCGGGACGGGCGTGCCGTTCCGCGACCTCGAGGTGCGCGGCGCGTCGCTCGAGGAGGCGTTCCTGACCCTCACCGCGCCGGACGCGGCCGCGCGCCCGGCCCCGCACGGGACCAGGCCGGGCGTGGCCGCGGACGACCTGGAGGTGACCCGATGACCGCGGAGCGGACGACAGCGAGGACCCCCGCCGCAGCGCGCACGCGGCCGTTCTGGCGGCTCGCGATCCTGCACGCCCGGCTCGGCTTCGTCGAGACGATCCGCATCCCGATCGCCGTGCTGGGCAACCTGCTGTTCCCGGCGCTCGCGCTGATCTTCTTCGTCGTGCCGCAGCGCGCGATCGCGGACGACCCCGTGCTGGCCACCGCGGCCGTCGCGCAGCTCGGCGTGTTCGCGGTCATGTCCACGTGCCTGTTCTCGTTCGGCGCCGGCGTCTCGGAGGACCGCCAGCAGCCGTTCGACCCCTACCTGCGCACGCTTCCCGCCGGCCCCGGCCCGCGCCTGACGGGCCGCGTGCTGAACGGACTGGTGTGGTCGTACATCGCGCTCGTCCCGGTGGTGCTCGTGGGCTGGCTCCTCACGGCCGCGAGCATGTCCCCGGCGCAGGCGCTCGCCACCGTCGTGCTCGTCGTCGGCGCCGCGGTGCCGTTCCTGCTCCTCGGCCTCGCGATCGGCTACCGGCTCTCCGCCAAGGCGGCGATCGCCGTGGTGCAGGCGGTGCTGTTCCCGCTGGCGTTCGCCGGCGGGCTGTTCATGCCGCCCGAGGTGTTCCCCGACTGGCTGGACGCGCTGTCGAAGGCGCTGCCCTCGCGGGCCCTGCGCGACCTCGTCGTCCAGGTCACCACGGGCGTCGACGCGTACGCGCTCGCGGTGCCCGTGCTGGTGGGCTGGACGCTGGTGTTCGCCGCGCTCGCGGCGGCGGCCTACCGCGCGGACGAGGGGCGCCGCTTCCGCTGACGCCCCCCGCCCGCGCGCGGGTCACCGGTCGAACCGGCGCAGGCGCAGCGAGTTGCCGACGACGAGCACGGACGAGAACGCCATGGCGGCGCCCGCGATCATCGGGTTGAGGAGCCCGAGCGCCGCGAGCGGGATCGCCGCGACGTTGTACGCGAACGCCCAGAACAGGTTCTGCCGGATCACGCGCAGCGTGCGCCGGGAGAGGCGGATCGCCTGCGCGGCCGAGCGCAGGTCGCCGCGGACCAGGGTCACGTCGGCCGCCTCGATCGCCACGTCGGTGCCGGTGCCCATGGCGAGGCCCAGGTCGGCGGTGGCCAGCGCGGCGGCGTCGTTCACGCCGTCGCCGACCATGGCCACCGTGCGCCCCTCGCGCTGCAGGCGCTCGACGACGTCGACCTTGTCCTCCGGCAGCACCTGCGCGACCACGTCCTCGATGCCGACCTGGTGCGCGACCGCGCGGGCCGCGCCCTCGTTGTCGCCCGTGAGCAGCACGGGCCGCAGCCCGAGCGCGCGCAGCTCGTCGACGGCCTGCCGGGAGGTGTCCTTGAGCGGGTCCCGCACGACGAGCGTGGCGCGCGCGGTGCCGTCCCACGCGACCATCACGGCCGTCGCGCCGTCACGCTCGGCCTCGTCGAACCCGGCGTGCAGCGCGACCGTCTCGACGCCCTTCTCCGCGAGCCAGGACGGCCGCCCGACGAGCACGCGCCGGCCCAGGCCGACGCCGGAGTGGGCGGTCCGGACGATGCCCTCCACCCCGCGGCCCGCGGCCGAGGAGAAGTCGTGGACCTCGTCGGACCCGATCGGTACGCCGTCCGCACCGACGCTCGTGCCGCCCGCCGGTGCCGGCTCGCCCGCCTGCGCCCACGCGGCCACGACCGCGTGCGCGATCGGGTGCTCCGCGCGCGCCTCGACCGCGGCCGCGAAGCGCAGCGCCTCGGTGCGGGCGTCGTCGGCGTGCTGCGTGCCCGCCGGGAGCAGGACGTCGGTCAGCGCCATCCGGCCCTGCGTCACCGTGCCGGTCTTGTCGAGCACCACCGTGTCCACCCGGCGCGTGCGCTCCAGGATCTCCGGGCCCTTGATGAGGATGCCGAGCTGTGCGCCCCGGCCGGTGCCGACCAGCAGCGCCGTCGGGGTGGCCAGGCCCAGCGCGCAGGGGCAGGCGATGATCAGCACGGCCACGGCCGCGGTGAACGCCTGCTGGGCGCTGGCACCGGACAGCAGCCAGGCGGCCAGCGTGCCCGCCGCGAGCACCAGCACCACGGGCACGAACACCGCGGAGATCCGGTCCGCGAGGCGCTGGACGGGAGCCTTGCCCGTCTGCGCGCGGGCGACCAGCCGGCCGATCTGCGCCAGGCGCGTGTCCGCGCCCACCGCGGACGCCCGCACGACGAGCGAGCCCGAGGTGTTGATGGTCGCACCGGTGACCTGGTCGCCCGGGCCGACCTCGACCGGCACCGGCTCGCCCGTGAGGAGCGAGGTGTCCAGGGCGGACTCGCCCGTGAGCACCACGCCGTCGGTCGCGACCTTCTCGCCGGGGCGGACGACGAACTCGTCGTCGACCCGCAGCCGGTCGACCGGCACGCGCTGCTCCGTGCGCCGGCCGTCGGCGCCGGTCACCAGGACCGCGACGTCCTTCGCGCCCAGGTCCAGCAGGGAGCGCAGCGCGTCCCCCGCGCGGCGGCGGGAGCGGTGCTCGGCGTAGCGGCCGGCCAGCAGGAACGTGGTGACGACCGCGGCGACCTCGAAGTAGAGCTCCGGCGCCGCCCCCTCGTGCGCGGCGCGCGGCCACAGCGAGGGCGTCATCGTCATGCCGAGCTCGCCCGCCCCGCCGAGCAGCAGGGCCCACAGCGACCACCCGGTCGCCGCGACGATCCCGATGCTGACCAGCGTGTCCATGGTCGAGGCGCCGTGCCGGGCGGCGCGTGCCGCGGCCCGGTGGAACGGCCACGCGGCCCACGTCACCACCGGCAGCGCCAGCGCGGCGACCAGCCACTGCCACCCGGTCAGCTGCAGGGCTGGGACCATCGAGAGCAGCAGCACGGGGACCGTGAGCACGGACGCGACGACGAGCCGGCGCCGCAGGTCCGCGCCGCGGCCGTCGGTGGGGGCCGAGGTGTCCTCGTCGGGCTCCATGTGGTGCCCGGGCGCCATCGAGTGCCCGGACAGCGCGTGCTCCGCACCGTGCTCGTCGTCGTGCTCGTCGTCGTGCTCGTCGTCGTGCTCTGCCGGAGCGGAGTGCGAGGTCGACGTGACGCGCGCCTGGTACCCCGCGGCGGCGACGGCCGCGACCAGGTCGTCGGACGTGACGGCCGGGTCGGAGGACTCCACGTGCGCGGACTCGAGCGGCAGGTTGACGGAGGCGGTCACGCCCGGCAGGCGCTGCAGGCGCTTCTCCACCCGCGCGACGCACGAGGCGCAGGTCATGCCCTCGACCGCCAGGTCGACGACCAGGGGCTCGTTGCTCATGGCAGTTCCTTCCCTACCGCCGACCACGTCATGTCTCCGGCTCTGAGGTGTGGATCCCGGAGTGATGACGTGGTCGTCGGGTGGTGTGGCTGGCGAGAACGTCATGTCTCCGGCTCTGGGGTGTGGGACCGGAGTGATGACGTGGTCGTCGGGTGGTGTCGTGGGGGGTCAGAGGAGGGAGCGGCGGGGCGTGACCGCGTAGCCGGCCTCCGTGACGGCCGCGGCGATCGCGCCGTCGGCGAGGGGCTCGTCGGACGTCACCGAGACGCGCGACGAGCCGCCGACGACGAGGTCGACGTCGACCCCGGTGACGCCGGGGAGCGCCTGGAGCTCGGTGGTCACGGCGTGCACGCAGTGACCGCACGTCATGCCGTCGACGCCGAACGTGGTGGTGCCGGGGGTGGGGGTGGTCTGGCTCATGGGTGTCTCCTGCCGGTGTCGCTCGGGGTTGGGGTTCAGCTGCGGACCAGGCGGGCGATCGCATCGGCCGCCTCGCGGACCTTCTCCTCGCCCTCCTGCGGCGAGCGGCGCGCCGCGTCGACGACGCAGTGCCCCAGGTGGTCCTCGACGAGCCCGATGCTCACGGCCTGCAGCGCCTTGGTGACGGCGGCGATCTGCGTGAGGACGTCGATGCAGTACGTGTCCTCGTCCACCATGCGCGCGATGCCGCGTACCTGGCCCTCGATGCGCCGCAGCCGCTTGAGGTAGTCGTCCTTGTCGGTGGTGTAGCCGTGCACGGGTCCTCCCGGGGTTCGCCTCCCTCAGCAACATACCCCCCATGGGTATTCCCGGCGGCGGCGGAAGGTCCCGGGTGCCATCGCGGGCGCCGCGGACTTCGCCCGGGTGAGACGGCGGGAAAGGGCTGGCACGGACTCACCCGTCTGGGTGACGATGGGGACGAATCGGACACTCAGCGAAGAGGCCGCCATGCCACCGAAGCCCCGCGACGACGAGCTCGACGTCCGGCTCCTGCGCGCCGAGGACCTGCTGGTCGCGCGCCTCACCGCCACCGGCTGCCGGCTGGTCGAGACGGGCGCCGGACCGATGCTGGAGGCCGGCGACGAGGGCGGCCTCCTGGTGCTGCACCTGCCCCCGCAGCACATCGGCGAGCAGGCCGTGCCGGAGCCGTCGGTCGAGGACCCGTCCCGGGTCACGGGCCACCGCGCGGCGGAGCCGTCGCGGCTGGTCTACGTGCTCCCGGCCGGCACGACGATCCCCTTCACGACCGCCGGCGTGCTGGCGGCGCTGCCGACGCTCATGCTCAAGGTCGCCGCGCACGCGACGCCGGCCTCGACGAGTGGACCAGGACCGGGGCTGCGTCCCGGGCGTCCGCCCTGGGTGCTGGTGGGGCGGGGGCTCGCGTCGGCGGGGGCGCTCGCGGAGCACGTGCTCGGGGAGGGGCGCGCGGCCGCGTTCGCCTCGACTCGGCTCACCGAGCCCGCCGCCACCGTGCTCCAGCACGCGCAGGCGGTCCGGCTGGTGCGGGGCGTCCGCACGCCGGGGGACACCCTGGGCCCGCGCGACCGGATCCGCCCGCCGGTGCTGGTCGACCCCCCGGTGCGCGTCGAGCCGCCCGTGCGCGTCGAGCCGCCCGTGCTCGTCGAACCGCCCGTGCTCGTCGAACCCCCCGTCCGCGTGCCGCCGGTGCGTCCCCGCGGCCGCGCGCCCGTGGCGCCCGCGCCCGACGAGACGGCGATCGAGGCGCCGTACCGCCTCACGGTCTCGCCCTCGGCGCGCGGGGCATTCCGCCACCCGGCCGAGCCGGTGCGGGACACGGCCGACGGGACGCGCGTCGAGCTGTGGCGCACGCACCTGACGGTGCGCGTCGAGGACGACGAGGGCACCTTCGTCGGGCACGACGACGGCGACGAGACCCAGCGCGTGGTGCGCGCGGTCTGGACCCGCGACCTGGGCCCGCTCGACGCGGGCGCGCTCGCCGACCCGCCCGCGATCGCGCCGCAGTCGCTCACGCCGTTGCACCGGCGCGCGGTGGTCCGGCAGAGCGCGGACACCCGGCTGCCGAAGGCGCCGGTGCCCATCCCGGTGCGGCGGCTCGCGCTCTCCAGCCTCGGGGCGTGGATCGACTGGACCGGGACGTGGGCCGAGGCGGACATCGCCGGTCCGCCCCCGGACACCGCCATGGTCACGCTCTACAAGCACCAGGCGGTGATGGGCCGTGACACGTACGTGCGCGTCGAGGAGCCGGGGTTCCTGTTCCCGTTCGGGCACAAGTGCGTCTTCGTCACCGTCACCGAGCGCAAGATCACGGGCCGCGCGCCCGCCACGGCGTTCCTGTGGCAGCGCAAGTTCATCATCGTGCGGCAGCCGACGCGCGACTACGACGGGCACGACAGCCCGCTCGCCCAGGTGACGCTCGAGCCCCTGGTCACGCCGAACCTGGACGATCCCGGGCCGTTGACCACGCCGTTCGTGCCGACCCGGGACGGCGGGCAGCCGTTCCCGTTCACGCTCGTGGGCGTCGACCGCGCGGGGCGGGTGTCGACGTTTTCGGCGCCGCTGGTGTTCGTGCCGTCGGCGATCGTCGCGCAGCCGTCCGTGCAGGCCGACGCCGAGAGCGCGTACGCGCCGGTGCGGCGGATCGACGGGCGGGCGCAGAGCGTCTCGCTCGCGACCGAGGCCACGTCCGGGGACACCTCGCTGGACCTCAACCGCCTCGAGTTCACGGGCACCGTGCAGCCCGCGGACTTCACGTCCCGGCCCCGCCTCGTCGGGGTCAACGCGGTGGTGCCCGCGATGCGGCACCTCGCGCCGCAGGCCCCCGGCGTGGACCTGGCGTACGCGCCGCAGTTCCTCGCGGCGTCGGAGGGCGGCTTCGGGCCGACGAACCCCGGCCAGGTGTTCCTGGCGCTCACCGGGCCCGCGCCCGCGGTCGACTTCTCGGGCGGCACCGACCGGTCGGGCGGGTTCCTCTCCCCGAGCTTCGCGGTGCGCGCGCTGTCGCGGACGCTCGGTGCCGTCGGCGACGCGGGCACCGCCCCGGACTCGGGGCTCAAGGACGGTCGGTTCAGCCCGGAGAAGTTCCTCGAGGGCGCGTTCCCCAAGCTCTTCGGGCTGTTCTCCCTGCTCGACCTCCTGGACGCGATCGGGATCGGGCTCGATGACGCCCCGGACTTCGTCACCGAGGCGCTCGACACGGTGAGCGCGATCGTCGGCGCCGCGGACCGGCTGCGCGAGCGTGCTCAGGAGACCGGGCCGCGGCTGGCGAAGGAGCTGGCGAACGCCGCGCACGGCGGTGCCCAGGCGGCGCTGCAGGAGGCCAAGGACGCGCTCGACGCCGCGATCGGCCCGCTGGTCGCCGCGCTCGACGCGCTGGTCACCGCGATCGAGGAGCTCCCGGACGCGCCGGACGTGCCGAGCGCGATCACGCAGCTCACCGGCCGGCTGAGCGACGTCGCGGACGCCGTCGACGCGCTGCTGGCCCGCGTGGGCGCGCCGCAGATCCCGTCCCAGGTCCGCGCCGAGCTCGAGCGTCCCGCGAAGGTGCTGCGGGAGCTCACGGCCGCGGCGGAGACCCTGACGGCGCTCGCGGACTTCGCGGAGCAGCTGCTCTCGCCGGACACGTCGATCACCGCACGCTTCGAGTGGCGCCCGCAGATCGCGAGCTGGCCGGACGAGGCGAAGCCCGTGCTGAAGGTGAACGACACGCGCGGCCTGCGCCTCGCGATCGAGGTGGTCGCGTCCACCGACTCCGCACCCGCGGTCGACATCGCGGCCGAGCTCGCGGACTTCGCGCTGGTCCTGCTGCCCGGCGCCCCGCTCATGGGGCTGGCGTTCCAGCGCATCGGGTTCCGGGCGTCGTCGGCCGGCAAGGTCGAGGTCGACGTCGTGTTCGGCGGCATCGAGTTCCTGGGCGCGCTGGAGTTCGTCGAGACGCTGCGGCGGATGATCCCGTTCGACGGGTTCGCGGACCCGCCGTCCGTCGACGTCTCGCCCGAGGGCGTGACCGCGGGGTTCGACGTGGCGCTGCCGAGCGTCTCGATCGGCGTGTTCAGCCTCGAGAACATCTCGCTGGGCGCCGACGCCCG is a genomic window of Cellulomonas fulva containing:
- a CDS encoding lysylphosphatidylglycerol synthase transmembrane domain-containing protein — translated: MSARRSPGAASAPSPAADAHVDAHVDLPELVTARQVVEPPDEGETPEQQRERAAAEADRIVVDDQPTVRVHHPSDLIGAVMSGLGIALVMVLATYAQHTTTGVAEDVQGFAALLRRILFVPVQVLEGVVTLAVPIAVGIELAVRRLGRQLIEALVAAVIAVVLTWLAIVLVQEVGSEALVRGMSVLLSGTWTLTIPPYVAMLAGLLTVSGPRSRRRTVAWSWNLLWVAIAVLLVTAGVSLPGLAVALLIGRLTGLGVRYVSGARSERAYGARLLAGIRRAGYEPVRLRRIDPDRPASDEADDEPVAGPTSTASTLADTVEHAERADGDAASRALVRSTGYRAYELSTEDGQRLDLVVIDGDRQVVGMVSRVWRSIRLRGLEGRSVQSLRQTAERTALLGYAARSAGVRTPELLRVAEVDDSMLLVQARPGRAVPLSDLPDDVLSDELLREVWAQLRTAHDAGIAHRELSSDTILVEDVVGRPMVWIVGWESGYVASSELARRMDLTQLLALLALRVGVDRALQSAAHSLSDDDIAAIGPLLQGIALPELTRSQLRGHKKVLEDLRTAIVARIPEADVEPQQLVRFGARTVLTIIVPIVAILFVVTRVNIDEISAALASSDWRFTVLAFLLGMLTLVGASLALMAFSPVRLPVWLTHVVQAAASFVALAAPAGIGPAALNLRLLTRRGVSTTLAAATVAMVQVSQFVVTILLLVVLSLASGGQESELPISPTVLLAIALVAAVVAASLLVPKVRQWVLAKIRPTLRQIWPRLVDILGRPWRLVVAVTGNLVMTLGYVLAFDACLAAFGQEASLIQVAIVYLAGNTAGALVPTPGGMGAIEVALAASLTAVTGINPGVATSIAVLFRVVTFWVRIPIGWVAMRYLQRTGEL
- a CDS encoding HdeD family acid-resistance protein, with amino-acid sequence MTTIDETGRELRALWWLPVLRGVVLLLLGLLMLFHPLETLAAITWVFGVFAVLDGVLILLQAFVDRAKGVMWWQVLGGLIVIGLGVVVMVWPKPTVLVLFYLVAAWILAVGLFGLVGSVVLHKRAEQTWFVALAFGLVNLVIGLLLVLNPQTSLSVVMILTGVFALVGGVLLLVSGLAARSLGKQLAP
- a CDS encoding CPBP family intramembrane glutamic endopeptidase produces the protein MRRRLTVEIWIVLGLSLGRSAVYAMVNMLDRLTAGPPLADQSTTINQTINARPWLDVIYQLLAIGFALVPVALALYLLSAHGRSAVRQIGLTFARPWRDLGIGVGLAAAIGVPGLGLYAIGRVLGITVQVQPTTIDDHWWTIPLLILLALKNALLEEVVVVGYLMERLRTLRWSVPAIIAASALLRGTYHLYQGWGAFAGNVVMGVVFAWYYHRSRRVMPLVVAHTVMDLTVFVGYALIPPDWIAAVGLD
- a CDS encoding transcriptional regulator, translating into MPDDDLDPVIHAPARLRVVATLVGLGRGDSISFPRLQQLLDMTAGNLSTHLRKLEEAEYVTITKTFEGRQPATFVALTETGRGAFERYSRRLRALLGDAS
- a CDS encoding ABC transporter ATP-binding protein, with amino-acid sequence MSAPVVELAGVTRRFGPVVALDDVSLSIRPGELVGLLGPNGAGKTTLLSLVSGLRKPDAGTVRLFGGDPRDAASRLALGTTPQETGLPQTLRVSEVIALVAGHYPDPMTTAEVLERFGLEGLARRQTGGLSGGQKRRLAVALALVGRPRLVLLDEPTTGLDVEARHILWQALRDYHADGATVVLTSHYLEEVEALARRVVVVGQGRVLADGDLPSVLALVARRRVLVTVPAAARATVAALPGAGDVEAQPPGAGGAAEPAGHDEVRLTVLAADADALVRGLVGTGVPFRDLEVRGASLEEAFLTLTAPDAAARPAPHGTRPGVAADDLEVTR
- a CDS encoding ABC transporter permease, whose protein sequence is MTAERTTARTPAAARTRPFWRLAILHARLGFVETIRIPIAVLGNLLFPALALIFFVVPQRAIADDPVLATAAVAQLGVFAVMSTCLFSFGAGVSEDRQQPFDPYLRTLPAGPGPRLTGRVLNGLVWSYIALVPVVLVGWLLTAASMSPAQALATVVLVVGAAVPFLLLGLAIGYRLSAKAAIAVVQAVLFPLAFAGGLFMPPEVFPDWLDALSKALPSRALRDLVVQVTTGVDAYALAVPVLVGWTLVFAALAAAAYRADEGRRFR